A window of the Algoriphagus halophilus genome harbors these coding sequences:
- a CDS encoding protein involved in meta-pathway of phenol degradation: protein MKKFTLMLLSVTALYIGSINVYAQGCVAIRQFSGLGNAVGQGNMLEKGELNISANYRYFKSFRHFRGSHEEPNRIEDGTQVINHQHGLDLNISYAFSERIYGIVSLPYQYNERSSLYEHGRTERHTTYSQGLGDIRIGAGYWLLSGEKAKKGNTAIGLGIKFPTGDYASTSTFYNQGENGEEQIKTVDQSIQLGDGGTGFIVDFQGLWNLKGTYFWYYDGFYLFNPRETNGTPTNRRRENEAIMSVPDQFALRTGVFNSFEKIHGLGLSLGGRVEGIPVRDVFGGSNGFRRPGYIVSVEPGISYMKGNVTGTLNVPIALLRNRTQSVTDIENSTPDDKVHGDAAFADYLINFTLAWRIPKKVKSPFGTLQ, encoded by the coding sequence ATGAAAAAATTTACTCTGATGCTGTTGTCAGTAACAGCTCTATATATTGGATCAATTAACGTCTATGCCCAAGGATGCGTCGCTATCCGTCAATTTTCAGGATTAGGAAATGCAGTGGGACAAGGAAATATGCTCGAAAAAGGAGAATTGAATATTTCCGCAAATTATCGATACTTTAAATCCTTTCGACACTTCAGGGGGTCTCATGAAGAGCCCAATCGAATCGAGGATGGGACCCAAGTAATCAACCATCAACATGGGCTGGATTTGAATATCAGTTATGCATTTTCTGAAAGAATTTATGGTATAGTTTCTTTACCCTACCAATACAATGAACGAAGTTCTTTATATGAACATGGTAGAACAGAGAGGCATACTACCTATTCTCAAGGATTAGGAGACATTCGAATAGGCGCAGGCTATTGGTTGCTTTCCGGAGAAAAAGCGAAAAAAGGAAATACAGCAATTGGATTGGGTATCAAATTCCCGACAGGCGATTATGCTTCCACCAGCACATTTTATAACCAAGGTGAAAATGGAGAGGAACAGATCAAAACCGTAGATCAATCCATTCAGTTGGGAGATGGAGGGACAGGCTTTATCGTAGATTTCCAAGGTTTATGGAATTTGAAAGGAACCTATTTCTGGTATTATGACGGGTTCTACCTATTTAATCCAAGAGAAACGAATGGTACTCCAACCAATAGAAGACGCGAAAATGAAGCGATCATGAGTGTTCCTGATCAGTTTGCATTGCGAACTGGAGTGTTCAATTCTTTTGAAAAGATCCACGGTTTGGGATTATCCCTTGGTGGACGTGTAGAAGGAATTCCGGTTCGGGATGTTTTCGGAGGAAGTAATGGATTTAGAAGACCAGGCTATATTGTATCAGTGGAGCCAGGAATTAGCTATATGAAAGGGAATGTTACGGGAACCTTAAATGTGCCAATTGCACTATTGAGAAATAGAACTCAAAGTGTGACAGATATTGAAAATTCTACCCCAGATGACAAGGTCCATGGTGATGCAGCTTTCGCAGATTACTTGATCAATTTTACATTGGCTTGGAGAATACCTAAAAAAGTGAAATCTCCTTTTGGGACACTTCAATAA
- a CDS encoding carbon starvation CstA family protein encodes MSLPLLLLASGIILFLAYKLYGGFVYKKFGLSDDKPAPSHEFNDGVDYEPSKPIVVLGHHFASIAGAGPIVGPIIAVTFGWIPAVIWILVGGIFFGAVHDLGSMAASLKTEGKSIGVIIRNQIGPKGKQLFVLFSFSTLILVIGVFADIIAKTFVSNPGVASASISFIFLAMAFGQVSKMIGSRKIAFAILSTIGVILMYFFVFVGIQFPFVLDYKIWILALLGYAFIASVTPVSLLLQPRDYLNSFLLYGMIIAAVLGIFIANPEVKMTNEIVTSSESLGYIFPVLFITIACGAISGFHSLVASGTTSKQLDKASDAKLVGFGGMLIESFLAIISVCAVIVLERGDYFTKLTGEGPVALFSTGLGGMISSLGIPEEFAIAFVALTVSAFALTTLDTCTRLARFTLQEYFEDIPQPVAKKIATNRYLSTGIVVALSILLLVSGEFTTLWPIFGSANQLLAALALLTIAVWMIREKVNAWFVTIPMFFMFTVTLASLGLFAWKNFQEQVYVLSAIAAALFILAISLMVLATKSLKSEVKEHAKAL; translated from the coding sequence ATGAGCCTTCCCCTATTATTACTAGCATCTGGTATCATTCTTTTTTTAGCCTATAAGCTATATGGAGGTTTTGTATATAAAAAGTTTGGCCTTTCAGATGATAAACCAGCGCCATCCCATGAGTTCAATGACGGGGTAGATTATGAGCCTAGTAAACCTATTGTGGTACTTGGTCATCATTTTGCCTCTATTGCGGGAGCAGGACCTATCGTAGGCCCCATCATCGCAGTGACATTTGGATGGATTCCCGCGGTTATTTGGATTTTGGTAGGAGGAATTTTTTTTGGAGCGGTGCATGACTTAGGAAGCATGGCAGCTTCTTTAAAAACAGAAGGCAAATCCATTGGAGTCATCATTAGAAATCAAATAGGACCAAAAGGGAAACAGTTATTTGTGTTGTTTTCATTTTCCACACTCATACTTGTAATCGGTGTTTTCGCAGATATCATAGCAAAAACGTTTGTTAGCAATCCAGGAGTCGCTTCCGCTTCTATCTCGTTTATATTCCTTGCGATGGCATTTGGCCAAGTAAGTAAAATGATTGGAAGCAGGAAAATTGCTTTTGCTATTTTAAGTACGATTGGGGTCATTTTGATGTATTTCTTTGTGTTTGTGGGAATCCAATTTCCATTCGTTTTAGATTATAAGATCTGGATTTTAGCCTTATTGGGTTATGCTTTCATTGCTTCTGTCACCCCAGTAAGTTTGCTTTTACAACCTCGAGATTATTTAAATAGCTTTTTATTATATGGAATGATCATCGCAGCAGTTCTGGGCATTTTCATTGCAAACCCAGAGGTGAAGATGACCAATGAAATAGTCACTTCTTCAGAAAGTTTAGGCTACATATTTCCAGTGCTTTTTATCACCATTGCCTGTGGAGCTATAAGTGGATTTCATTCCTTGGTGGCATCCGGGACCACTTCCAAACAATTGGATAAAGCCAGCGATGCCAAGTTGGTAGGATTCGGAGGAATGTTGATCGAGTCATTTTTGGCCATTATCTCCGTTTGTGCAGTCATCGTGTTGGAACGCGGAGACTATTTCACCAAGTTAACTGGAGAAGGCCCTGTAGCACTATTTTCCACAGGCTTGGGCGGAATGATTTCAAGTTTGGGAATCCCTGAAGAATTTGCAATTGCATTTGTTGCATTAACCGTTTCAGCATTTGCCTTAACCACTTTAGATACCTGTACAAGATTGGCAAGATTTACTTTACAGGAGTATTTTGAGGACATTCCTCAACCTGTAGCAAAGAAAATAGCTACGAATCGCTATCTATCTACCGGCATCGTAGTGGCACTATCCATCCTATTATTGGTCTCGGGAGAATTTACCACACTTTGGCCTATTTTCGGTTCTGCCAATCAATTGTTAGCTGCTTTGGCTCTATTGACCATTGCCGTTTGGATGATCCGCGAAAAAGTAAATGCTTGGTTTGTGACCATTCCCATGTTTTTCATGTTTACGGTCACCCTAGCTTCTTTAGGTCTATTTGCCTGGAAAAATTTCCAAGAACAAGTATATGTACTTTCAGCGATTGCTGCTGCCCTATTTATTTTGGCAATTTCTTTAATGGTGTTGGCCACCAAAAGTTTGAAAAGTGAGGTTAAAGAGCATGCAAAAGCCCTTTAA
- the accD gene encoding acetyl-CoA carboxylase, carboxyltransferase subunit beta has protein sequence MAWFKRTDKGIKTSTAEKKDTPDGLWFKTPNGNIIHTRELKNNAYVCPDDDFHVKIGSKEYFEILFDGNKFTELDKDMKSGDPLKFTDTKPYTSRIEATIKKTELNDAVRSAVGKMNGLDLVVSCMDFNFIGGSMGSVVGEKIARAIDYSLKHKVPFLMISKSGGARMMEAGFSLMQMAKTSAKLALLDQAGIPFISLLTDPTTGGVTASYAMLGDFNIAEPEALIGFAGPRVIRETIGKDLPKGFQSSEFVLEHGFLDFIIDRRQLKSRLTTLLNLLHN, from the coding sequence ATGGCTTGGTTTAAAAGAACTGACAAAGGCATCAAAACTTCCACAGCGGAGAAAAAGGATACTCCTGATGGCCTTTGGTTTAAAACCCCGAATGGGAATATCATTCATACGCGTGAATTGAAAAATAACGCTTATGTGTGTCCTGATGATGATTTCCACGTAAAAATCGGATCTAAAGAATACTTCGAAATACTGTTTGATGGTAATAAATTCACGGAGCTGGATAAGGATATGAAATCCGGTGATCCCTTGAAATTTACCGATACTAAACCGTATACTTCGAGAATCGAAGCGACGATAAAAAAGACGGAACTCAATGATGCTGTAAGATCTGCGGTTGGAAAAATGAACGGATTGGACCTAGTGGTATCCTGTATGGACTTCAATTTTATTGGAGGATCTATGGGATCAGTTGTGGGAGAGAAGATCGCTAGGGCGATTGATTATTCCCTAAAACATAAGGTTCCATTTCTTATGATTTCTAAATCCGGTGGAGCAAGAATGATGGAAGCTGGTTTTTCATTGATGCAAATGGCCAAAACTTCTGCAAAGTTGGCGCTATTGGATCAAGCAGGAATTCCATTTATTTCTTTATTGACAGATCCTACTACAGGTGGTGTTACAGCCTCTTATGCAATGTTGGGAGATTTTAACATTGCGGAGCCAGAAGCATTAATCGGATTTGCAGGTCCAAGAGTTATTAGAGAAACAATCGGGAAAGATCTGCCTAAAGGATTCCAAAGTTCTGAGTTTGTTTTGGAACATGGTTTCTTGGATTTTATCATCGATCGACGTCAATTAAAGAGTCGTTTGACCACTTTGCTAAACCTCTTGCATAATTAA
- the nqrF gene encoding NADH:ubiquinone reductase (Na(+)-transporting) subunit F, with amino-acid sequence MGSVIITSIVAFTVIILLLVFILLFAQSKLVNSGDVNIIINGDESSPIVTAAGTTLLSTLGGQKIFLPSACGGGGTCAMCKCVVEEGGGEVLPTEVGHLSRAEQQGNVRLACQVKVKNDMKIRVPEEIFGIKKWDCEVISNYNVSTFIKEFKVKLPEGETLDFEAGGYIQIDVPVVTVNFKDMDITPHPELGHPNDVYQSDWDKFGLWDLVMKNDEELFRAYSMANHPAEGNIVMLTIRIATPPWDRANNKWMDVNPGVCSSYVFSRKPGDKVTISGPYGEFHINPTQREMVYIGGGAGMAPLRAQIFHLFHTEKTSRKVSYWYGGRSKKELFYVPHFRAIEEDFPNFQFHIGLSEPLPEDNWKIKKSLDDKEGDGYVGFIHQVLYDNYLKDHPEPDEVEYYLCGPPLMNAAVLKLLDDLGIPQENIRFDDFGG; translated from the coding sequence ATGGGTTCAGTAATTATCACATCCATAGTAGCTTTTACAGTAATTATATTGCTACTGGTATTTATCCTCCTTTTTGCCCAATCAAAGTTGGTCAACTCTGGGGATGTCAACATCATTATAAATGGTGACGAAAGTTCTCCAATTGTGACCGCAGCAGGTACTACTTTGCTGTCTACATTGGGTGGACAAAAAATCTTTCTTCCTTCCGCATGCGGTGGAGGTGGAACCTGCGCTATGTGTAAATGCGTGGTTGAAGAAGGCGGGGGTGAAGTCCTTCCAACAGAAGTAGGTCACCTTAGTAGAGCAGAGCAGCAAGGAAATGTTCGCTTGGCATGTCAGGTGAAAGTGAAGAATGACATGAAGATTCGAGTGCCAGAAGAAATTTTTGGTATCAAGAAGTGGGATTGTGAAGTGATCTCCAATTATAACGTTTCTACCTTTATTAAAGAGTTTAAAGTGAAGCTTCCTGAAGGGGAAACTTTGGACTTCGAAGCAGGTGGATATATTCAGATTGACGTACCTGTAGTGACAGTTAACTTCAAGGATATGGATATTACTCCACATCCTGAATTAGGTCACCCAAATGATGTATATCAAAGCGATTGGGATAAATTTGGTCTTTGGGATCTCGTTATGAAAAATGACGAAGAGCTATTCAGAGCGTATTCTATGGCCAATCACCCTGCAGAAGGTAACATCGTGATGTTGACCATCCGTATCGCTACTCCGCCATGGGACAGAGCTAACAATAAGTGGATGGATGTAAATCCAGGTGTATGTTCTTCTTATGTGTTCTCTAGAAAACCAGGGGATAAAGTAACTATTTCTGGGCCTTATGGTGAATTCCATATCAACCCAACTCAAAGAGAAATGGTTTATATCGGTGGTGGAGCTGGAATGGCACCATTGAGAGCTCAGATCTTTCACTTATTCCATACAGAGAAGACTAGTAGAAAAGTTTCTTATTGGTATGGAGGTAGATCGAAAAAGGAATTGTTCTATGTTCCTCACTTCAGAGCTATTGAAGAAGACTTCCCTAATTTCCAATTCCACATTGGACTTTCAGAGCCTTTACCAGAAGACAATTGGAAGATTAAAAAATCCTTGGATGATAAAGAAGGTGACGGTTACGTTGGATTCATCCATCAAGTATTATATGACAATTATTTGAAAGACCATCCAGAGCCAGATGAGGTAGAATATTACCTTTGTGGTCCTCCATTGATGAATGCCGCAGTATTGAAACTGTTGGATGATCTAGGAATTCCTCAAGAAAATATCCGATTCGATGATTTCGGAGGATAA
- a CDS encoding formimidoylglutamase, with protein sequence MNIQSFFDPVEEFLWQKKYAENTFFHQIHYYGESFPQLKGIHIAIVGLKETRGIKKFESLDRSSSEIREKLYELKRGFGAIRVADLGDLISGETLEDTYHAIQKVGEYLMKQQILPVYIGGTHDLDMGQYLSYQNMKKLVSLLTVDAKVDMEEKGPMADQHTQEIILHQPNFLFSYAHLAYQSFLVDPTLINVMEKLYFDHVRLGQVRSEFKEIEPIIRNADFLSFDLAAIQSTDAPGAVDAQPFGLTAEEACQICWFAGTNEKLSSIGIYGYEPYYDDPHNKTAKVVAVMIWYFIEGFYSRKDSLSFKSNDYIKYTVSLDSKPNTIVFYKSKKSGKWWMEIPQNETEKFDRGTTVPCSYSDYQMAQNGEIPERWVNAQIKLL encoded by the coding sequence ATGAATATTCAATCGTTTTTCGATCCTGTAGAAGAGTTTCTCTGGCAGAAAAAATATGCTGAAAACACCTTTTTTCATCAAATCCATTATTATGGTGAAAGTTTCCCGCAACTGAAAGGTATCCATATCGCAATTGTAGGATTGAAAGAAACCAGGGGGATCAAAAAATTTGAAAGCTTAGATCGCTCCAGTTCCGAAATTCGAGAAAAGCTCTATGAATTAAAGCGTGGCTTTGGAGCGATACGTGTGGCCGATTTAGGAGACCTAATTTCTGGAGAAACCTTAGAGGATACCTACCATGCAATTCAAAAAGTGGGGGAATACCTTATGAAACAACAAATTCTTCCTGTTTATATTGGAGGTACCCATGATTTGGATATGGGACAATATTTGTCCTACCAAAACATGAAAAAATTGGTAAGCCTACTCACTGTGGATGCCAAAGTAGATATGGAGGAAAAGGGTCCCATGGCGGATCAACATACCCAAGAGATTATTTTACATCAGCCTAATTTCTTGTTTTCCTACGCTCATCTAGCCTATCAAAGTTTTTTGGTGGATCCTACCCTGATCAATGTAATGGAAAAACTTTATTTCGATCATGTAAGGTTAGGACAGGTGAGATCAGAGTTTAAAGAAATTGAACCCATTATACGGAATGCAGATTTCTTGAGCTTTGATCTAGCGGCCATCCAATCTACCGATGCACCAGGTGCAGTAGATGCGCAACCATTCGGCCTGACGGCAGAAGAAGCTTGTCAAATCTGTTGGTTTGCTGGGACCAATGAAAAACTGAGTTCAATAGGGATTTATGGATACGAGCCCTATTATGATGACCCTCACAATAAAACAGCAAAGGTCGTAGCTGTGATGATTTGGTACTTTATTGAAGGATTTTACTCTCGAAAAGATAGTCTTTCTTTTAAGAGTAATGATTATATTAAATATACTGTTTCTCTGGACTCCAAGCCCAATACCATTGTGTTCTACAAGAGTAAGAAAAGTGGAAAATGGTGGATGGAGATTCCTCAAAATGAAACGGAGAAGTTTGATAGGGGTACTACAGTTCCTTGTAGCTATTCAGACTATCAAATGGCCCAAAACGGTGAAATTCCAGAGCGTTGGGTCAATGCCCAGATTAAACTTCTATGA
- a CDS encoding cytochrome b5 domain-containing protein translates to MKVYSKQQLALRNGQDKPEIWVAFQGVIYDVTQSRMWRNGKHYEHWAGQDLTEEFADAPHNTRVFEKFKAIGQLG, encoded by the coding sequence ATGAAAGTCTATTCAAAACAACAGCTTGCCCTGAGAAATGGACAAGATAAACCTGAAATTTGGGTTGCTTTTCAAGGAGTGATTTATGATGTTACCCAGTCCAGAATGTGGCGAAATGGAAAACATTATGAGCATTGGGCTGGCCAGGATTTAACGGAAGAGTTTGCGGATGCTCCACATAACACCAGGGTATTTGAGAAATTTAAAGCAATCGGACAATTAGGATGA
- a CDS encoding N-acetylglucosamine kinase produces the protein MILIADSGSSKTDWRVIGKNGKISQYRGVGFNPYYQTSEEMATHMRHEFLMNLENEIKEIYYYGAGCSVDSRKEEVAQALRTIFPKAKIAVDHDLAAAAKATCGHQEGIACILGTGSNSCDYDGEKIIDTRPAPGFILGDQGGGGYVGRKFLMDFINDEMPIAIKEELEDKLKLNATTIQEHVYRQPFPNRYMASFCRFITEHKSDPYCYMLYYNAFIDFFKVHVMKYQNYRDKQVNFVGSIAYYNSDILRKAASDSQITTNIIIESPISGLTLYHQEQL, from the coding sequence ATGATTTTAATAGCAGATAGCGGATCGTCAAAGACGGATTGGAGAGTAATTGGAAAGAATGGGAAGATTAGCCAATATCGAGGTGTTGGATTTAATCCCTATTATCAAACCTCCGAAGAAATGGCCACTCACATGCGCCATGAGTTTTTGATGAATCTGGAAAATGAGATAAAAGAAATTTATTACTATGGTGCTGGTTGCTCTGTGGATTCCAGAAAGGAAGAAGTTGCCCAGGCCTTGAGAACCATATTCCCTAAAGCAAAAATTGCGGTAGATCATGATCTTGCTGCGGCTGCAAAAGCCACTTGTGGACATCAAGAGGGAATTGCCTGTATTTTAGGCACTGGATCGAATAGCTGTGATTATGACGGTGAAAAGATAATTGATACGAGGCCAGCGCCAGGCTTCATATTAGGAGATCAAGGTGGGGGAGGTTATGTAGGACGTAAATTCCTCATGGATTTCATTAATGATGAAATGCCTATTGCCATAAAGGAAGAATTGGAGGATAAGCTAAAGTTAAACGCGACTACTATTCAGGAGCATGTGTATAGGCAGCCTTTCCCAAATAGGTACATGGCAAGCTTTTGTCGTTTTATAACCGAGCATAAATCAGATCCATATTGCTATATGCTCTATTACAATGCCTTCATAGATTTTTTTAAGGTCCATGTAATGAAATACCAGAATTACAGAGACAAGCAAGTGAATTTTGTGGGCTCAATTGCCTATTACAATAGCGATATATTAAGAAAAGCAGCAAGCGATTCCCAAATCACTACTAATATTATCATTGAAAGCCCTATTTCTGGCTTGACACTTTACCATCAAGAGCAATTATGA
- the murQ gene encoding N-acetylmuramic acid 6-phosphate etherase — translation MKVTESSSHYDNLEKMTVMELLHNINKEDHLVPVAVKSVLPEISRLVEQIVPRMEAGGRLIYIGAGTSGRLGILDASECPPTYGVPHEWVIGIIAGGDTAIRMAVENAEDDPNQAWEDILKYGFNSDDTVIGIAASGTTPYVIGGVKIAKAKGLLTGCITCNLDTPLSKEVDYPIEVVVGPEFVTGSTRMKSGTAQKLVLNMISTTVMIKLGKVKGNKMVDMQLSNAKLVQRGTNMIMEATGTDEATAKELLLTQGSVRLATEYFYKQKDS, via the coding sequence ATGAAAGTAACCGAGAGTTCTTCCCACTACGATAATCTCGAAAAAATGACTGTTATGGAGCTTCTTCATAACATCAACAAAGAAGACCATTTAGTCCCTGTTGCAGTGAAATCTGTATTGCCGGAAATCAGCAGGCTGGTGGAACAGATTGTCCCAAGGATGGAAGCTGGTGGGAGATTAATTTACATCGGAGCAGGTACCAGTGGAAGATTGGGGATTTTGGATGCCTCAGAATGCCCTCCTACTTATGGCGTACCTCATGAATGGGTCATAGGGATTATTGCTGGAGGAGATACGGCGATCAGAATGGCAGTAGAAAATGCGGAGGATGATCCCAATCAGGCTTGGGAGGATATTCTCAAATATGGATTTAATTCTGATGATACAGTCATAGGTATTGCTGCCTCCGGAACTACTCCTTATGTTATTGGAGGTGTCAAAATCGCAAAAGCAAAAGGCTTATTGACAGGATGCATCACCTGTAATTTAGATACGCCTCTATCCAAAGAAGTGGACTATCCCATTGAAGTGGTTGTGGGACCTGAATTTGTTACTGGAAGTACGCGAATGAAGTCTGGAACAGCACAGAAACTAGTGTTGAATATGATCTCTACGACGGTCATGATTAAGCTGGGCAAAGTGAAAGGAAATAAAATGGTGGATATGCAGCTTTCCAATGCCAAGTTGGTTCAACGAGGTACTAACATGATCATGGAAGCTACCGGTACTGATGAGGCTACGGCCAAAGAATTGCTCTTGACTCAAGGTTCAGTAAGGTTGGCAACAGAATACTTCTATAAACAAAAGGATTCTTAA
- a CDS encoding pseudouridine synthase, giving the protein MKGNNPKKQFFKGDHAEEPTQKNSNRGEARGRGRKTDSSEHEFDLGKRSFDSKNKRGGKSSFDKKKNFNSDAPKTLGEKKFGSKFKKSEEGSFGNKSFGAKKGGFSGNKFEKREESGFSKKPGFKSKGDKFNKEEFGASKFDKPFKKEGKASGFGKKDSKEGLVYKGRGKDQQPVFAPGKAKKFQGKADSAGFGRKRFKIDSEAQNSRPDYNFDQLPSKKSKTKSEDGLLRLNKYIANAGICGRREADQLIAQGLISVNGQVVTELGFKVSRTDRVVYQGRKINPEKPVYVLLNKPKDFITTTEDPLERKTVMALVGNACEERIFPVGRLDRNTTGLLLFTNDGELAAKLSHPSNQIKKIYQVTLDKPLTHNDEKAILEGLTLEDGEVEVDDMQVLSKDRSILGLEIHVGRNRIVRRIFAHLGYEVTALDRVMYAGLDKKDLKRGHYRFLSEQEVIRLKFFV; this is encoded by the coding sequence ATGAAAGGTAACAATCCAAAAAAACAGTTCTTTAAAGGCGATCATGCCGAAGAGCCGACTCAAAAAAATTCTAATAGAGGAGAAGCTAGAGGAAGAGGAAGAAAAACAGATTCAAGTGAACATGAGTTTGATCTTGGAAAAAGATCATTTGACAGCAAGAACAAAAGAGGAGGAAAATCTTCTTTTGATAAAAAGAAAAACTTTAATTCGGATGCTCCAAAAACCCTAGGAGAGAAGAAATTTGGAAGCAAATTCAAAAAATCCGAGGAGGGTTCTTTTGGAAACAAATCCTTCGGTGCTAAGAAGGGTGGTTTTTCAGGGAATAAATTCGAAAAGCGAGAAGAATCCGGGTTTTCTAAAAAGCCAGGATTTAAAAGCAAGGGAGACAAATTCAACAAAGAAGAGTTTGGTGCCAGTAAATTCGATAAGCCTTTCAAAAAAGAAGGTAAGGCTTCAGGATTTGGAAAGAAAGACAGTAAAGAAGGCTTAGTATATAAAGGGAGAGGTAAGGATCAACAACCTGTTTTTGCTCCTGGCAAAGCCAAGAAATTCCAAGGGAAAGCAGATTCTGCCGGCTTTGGAAGAAAAAGATTTAAAATTGACTCAGAGGCTCAAAACTCAAGGCCTGATTACAATTTTGACCAACTACCTTCCAAAAAATCCAAAACTAAGTCTGAGGATGGCTTGCTGAGATTGAATAAATATATTGCCAACGCGGGTATTTGTGGAAGAAGAGAAGCCGATCAATTGATTGCTCAAGGACTTATTTCTGTCAATGGACAAGTGGTTACAGAGCTTGGATTCAAGGTTAGCAGGACGGATAGAGTGGTGTATCAAGGAAGAAAGATCAACCCTGAGAAACCGGTATATGTACTCCTGAATAAGCCTAAGGATTTCATCACTACCACAGAGGATCCTTTAGAGAGAAAAACGGTTATGGCTTTGGTTGGGAATGCATGTGAAGAGCGAATTTTTCCTGTGGGAAGGTTAGATCGAAACACTACTGGCTTATTGCTATTCACCAATGATGGGGAACTAGCAGCCAAGCTTTCACATCCCTCTAATCAAATCAAGAAAATCTATCAGGTAACCTTGGATAAGCCTTTAACTCATAATGATGAAAAAGCGATTTTGGAAGGTTTGACATTAGAGGATGGTGAGGTAGAGGTAGATGATATGCAAGTGTTATCCAAGGATAGATCCATTTTAGGATTGGAAATACATGTAGGAAGAAATCGAATTGTCAGAAGGATATTTGCGCATCTAGGTTACGAAGTAACAGCCTTGGATCGTGTCATGTATGCTGGTTTGGATAAAAAAGACCTAAAAAGAGGACATTATCGATTCCTTTCAGAACAGGAAGTGATTCGCTTAAAGTTCTTTGTCTAA
- the trxA gene encoding thioredoxin produces the protein MPKKKPKDIISKSMDAVLVDFRANWCGPCQTMDPIIEEVLDELGGKIKLLKLDIDKHPQMAQQFAVRSIPHYILFKKGKILWRKGGILPKRELEKALKGFI, from the coding sequence ATGCCAAAAAAGAAACCAAAGGATATCATCAGTAAAAGTATGGATGCCGTGCTGGTAGACTTTAGAGCTAACTGGTGTGGGCCTTGCCAAACGATGGATCCTATCATAGAAGAAGTATTGGATGAATTGGGAGGCAAAATCAAGTTACTCAAACTGGATATTGATAAGCACCCTCAGATGGCCCAACAATTTGCAGTCCGCTCTATCCCCCATTATATCTTATTTAAAAAAGGAAAAATCCTCTGGAGAAAGGGAGGCATTCTTCCCAAAAGAGAGTTGGAAAAGGCCTTAAAAGGCTTTATATAA
- a CDS encoding OmpH family outer membrane protein translates to MMKVKVILSAIALLCVGFAAQAQEIKIGYTNVEFIMDLMPEMEQIGADIQDYQTQLQTNIQTKAADFQRQVQTYQQAAQTMTEEARAAKEGELTKLQSDLQKYEQDAQVSYQRKLGELLEPVQTKVINAINAVAAENNYTHIFAETAGQAPILLYTKEEDKFTELVLAKLGLEMPTPPAGN, encoded by the coding sequence ATGATGAAAGTAAAAGTTATCCTTTCTGCAATTGCATTGCTTTGCGTAGGATTCGCGGCTCAGGCTCAGGAAATCAAAATTGGGTATACCAATGTGGAATTTATCATGGATCTGATGCCAGAAATGGAACAAATTGGAGCTGATATCCAGGATTACCAAACTCAGCTACAAACTAATATTCAAACAAAAGCTGCAGACTTTCAGCGTCAGGTTCAAACCTACCAACAAGCTGCACAAACGATGACAGAAGAGGCAAGAGCTGCTAAAGAAGGTGAGCTTACTAAACTTCAGTCTGATCTTCAGAAATATGAGCAAGATGCGCAGGTTTCTTATCAGAGAAAATTAGGTGAGTTGCTAGAACCAGTTCAAACTAAAGTGATCAATGCGATCAATGCAGTAGCTGCAGAAAACAACTACACACATATTTTTGCAGAGACAGCAGGTCAAGCTCCGATTTTGCTTTATACCAAAGAAGAGGATAAATTCACTGAATTGGTATTGGCTAAATTAGGTTTAGAAATGCCTACTCCTCCAGCAGGAAACTAA